One Dokdonia sp. Dokd-P16 genomic window carries:
- a CDS encoding TonB-dependent receptor domain-containing protein — MSFLSKITLFIACIVSSLSFAQSRATIEGVVTDNFGILPGTTISIEGYNKSTQTDINGAFSFQVDEGEYVLSASFVMYNVLYKTVVVKAGETQKVNFKLETGFSVDEPISLGTRSDPVSSFQNTASVDIISPQQITNSSQIELSQILHYLSPSFYSTRQTIADGTDHIDPATLRGLGTDQVLVLINGKRRHNSSLLNVNGTIGRGAVGTDFNAIPISAIERIEILRDGATSQYGSDAIAGVINIILKNQTNAVSLKNLLKVNEEGDGLTQFAGANFGMKLGKEGLLNITGEYRKREATNRAGNYTGRVYVDNEEEDNALIVQNNFFDQTGYSDRQVMQVGNSETQNLAIHFNGEIKVSDSAQVYLHGGRNYREGKSAGFYRFPKDEDRVITSLFPNGFSPEILTDIQDDAVTLGLRGSKHNWDIDFSHTIGMNSLDYTINNSNNASLGIASPTTFYAGGFLYSQNTSNLDLSKSFDWRSGLNFSFGAELRVENYQIGAGEEASYINGGSVFTNSEGLEEPRIAGAQVFPGIQPENELNKFRTNSSFYVDIEANVNDKWLIQLAARNELYNDFGSQVIWKVASRYKLSNNTSLRGGIATGFRAPSLHQVFFQNISTQFIDGNILQVGTFNNESALTAQAFNVDRLSPELSNHYSIGLSSKISSNFSLALDYYYIAIKDRIVLSGLISDGYEDILEPFGVGAAQFFTNAIDTDTQGVDLALVYKNNVGNGDLESSLGFNINSTTVSKDIRVPIAFEGAEEVIFSREEIGRLEKGQPKYKLSWRSFYDIDKFKIHFNNTLFGPVEYFHPDDGNSDNWVVNDFTGNVESRDQKFSAKVLTDFSIHYQFHSRVSAAIGGNNIFNVYPDKHTHSSNTSNGNFTYSRRVGQFGVQGRNYFVSLSLSL, encoded by the coding sequence ATGTCTTTTTTATCAAAGATTACATTATTTATTGCGTGCATAGTATCTTCTCTTAGCTTCGCTCAATCTAGAGCTACGATAGAAGGAGTGGTTACAGATAATTTTGGGATACTACCAGGTACTACTATTAGTATAGAAGGTTATAATAAGAGCACCCAGACAGATATTAATGGAGCATTTTCTTTTCAAGTAGATGAAGGAGAGTATGTATTATCTGCAAGTTTTGTAATGTATAATGTACTTTATAAAACAGTTGTAGTGAAAGCTGGTGAAACACAAAAAGTAAACTTTAAATTAGAGACAGGTTTCTCTGTAGATGAGCCTATCTCTCTAGGTACAAGATCTGATCCTGTTTCCTCATTTCAGAACACGGCTTCTGTAGATATCATATCACCACAACAAATCACAAACTCTTCTCAAATAGAGTTGAGCCAAATATTACATTACCTCTCACCCTCATTTTATTCAACCAGACAAACCATTGCAGATGGTACAGATCACATTGATCCAGCGACACTACGAGGACTAGGTACAGATCAAGTTCTTGTCCTTATCAATGGAAAAAGAAGACATAATAGTTCTTTGCTCAATGTGAATGGTACCATAGGTCGAGGTGCCGTTGGTACGGATTTTAATGCTATCCCCATAAGTGCTATAGAGCGTATTGAGATACTAAGAGATGGAGCGACTTCTCAATATGGATCTGATGCTATTGCAGGGGTTATCAACATCATCCTCAAAAACCAAACGAATGCTGTTTCTTTAAAAAATTTATTAAAAGTTAATGAAGAAGGAGATGGTCTCACACAATTTGCAGGAGCAAATTTTGGTATGAAGTTAGGTAAGGAAGGCCTTTTAAATATTACAGGTGAATATAGAAAACGAGAGGCTACCAATAGAGCGGGTAACTATACGGGACGTGTTTATGTAGATAATGAAGAAGAGGATAATGCACTTATAGTTCAGAACAATTTCTTTGATCAAACAGGTTATTCAGATAGGCAAGTAATGCAGGTAGGTAATTCCGAAACTCAGAATCTAGCCATTCATTTTAATGGAGAAATAAAAGTATCAGACAGTGCTCAAGTATACCTTCATGGTGGACGAAATTATAGAGAAGGAAAATCTGCTGGCTTTTATAGATTTCCTAAAGATGAAGATCGCGTAATTACAAGCTTATTTCCTAACGGGTTTTCTCCAGAAATCTTAACAGATATTCAAGATGATGCCGTGACATTAGGTTTGAGAGGAAGTAAGCATAATTGGGATATTGATTTTAGTCATACTATAGGGATGAATTCTCTTGATTATACCATTAACAATTCTAACAATGCGTCATTAGGAATTGCGTCACCTACTACTTTTTATGCTGGAGGATTTTTGTATAGTCAGAATACATCAAACTTAGACCTATCAAAATCTTTTGATTGGAGGTCAGGTCTTAATTTCTCTTTTGGAGCAGAGTTAAGGGTAGAAAATTATCAGATAGGAGCAGGAGAAGAAGCATCATATATAAATGGCGGTAGTGTTTTTACTAATAGTGAGGGTCTTGAGGAGCCAAGAATAGCAGGAGCACAAGTTTTTCCTGGAATTCAACCAGAAAATGAACTTAATAAATTTAGAACAAACAGCTCGTTTTACGTAGATATTGAGGCAAATGTTAATGATAAGTGGCTCATACAACTTGCCGCCAGAAATGAGCTTTATAATGACTTTGGGAGTCAAGTGATTTGGAAAGTGGCTTCTCGATATAAGTTATCTAATAATACAAGTTTGAGAGGTGGTATTGCTACAGGTTTTAGGGCACCATCGCTACATCAAGTATTTTTTCAAAATATAAGCACGCAGTTTATTGACGGTAATATTTTGCAGGTAGGTACTTTTAATAATGAAAGCGCACTGACTGCTCAAGCTTTTAATGTAGATAGACTAAGTCCGGAATTATCAAATCACTATAGCATAGGTTTAAGTAGTAAGATAAGCTCAAATTTTTCGCTTGCACTTGACTATTACTACATAGCAATAAAAGACAGAATTGTACTCTCAGGACTCATATCTGATGGTTATGAAGACATTCTTGAACCATTTGGAGTTGGAGCAGCTCAGTTCTTTACAAATGCAATAGATACAGATACCCAAGGTGTAGATCTAGCATTAGTTTATAAAAACAACGTAGGTAATGGTGATCTAGAGAGTTCTTTAGGTTTTAATATCAATAGCACCACTGTAAGTAAAGATATAAGAGTGCCCATAGCTTTTGAGGGAGCAGAAGAAGTCATATTTAGTAGAGAAGAAATTGGGAGGCTAGAGAAAGGACAGCCCAAGTATAAATTGAGCTGGAGAAGTTTTTATGATATTGATAAGTTTAAAATTCACTTCAATAATACATTGTTTGGACCTGTAGAATATTTCCACCCAGATGATGGAAATAGCGACAACTGGGTTGTAAATGACTTTACAGGAAATGTAGAGTCCCGAGATCAAAAGTTTTCGGCAAAGGTTCTTACAGATTTCTCTATTCATTATCAGTTCCACTCACGAGTAAGTGCTGCTATAGGAGGGAATAATATTTTTAATGTGTACCCAGATAAACACACGCATTCATCAAATACGAGCAACGGTAATTTTACCTATAGTAGACGAGTAGGCCAGTTTGGAGTACAGGGTAGAAATTACTTTGTGAGTTTATCTCTAAGCTTATAA
- a CDS encoding cupin-like domain-containing protein, protein MQLQAIPRVHSITKKEFVRDYVKPQKPVVIEHLVDDWDAYEKWRLSYIKEVAGDKEVPLYDDRPVKHDEGFNQAHATMSMSDYIDLLKKGPTNYRIFLYNLMKEVPSLKNDFKFPKIGLRLLKQIPMLFFGGEGSKVFMHHDIDWANILHFHFEGRKQCVLFPPSETPNLYKVPYSLITREDINFDNPDYKKFPKLKKAKGFICHLNHGETLYMPEGYWHYMKYETPGFSMSLRALPRNFSNLRKALYNVFYMRHYDNFMRRRKGQDWIDEKNKKALL, encoded by the coding sequence ATGCAGTTACAAGCCATTCCTAGAGTACATTCTATAACGAAGAAGGAGTTCGTAAGAGATTACGTAAAGCCTCAAAAACCTGTGGTTATTGAGCATCTTGTAGATGACTGGGATGCATATGAGAAATGGCGTCTTTCTTACATCAAGGAGGTAGCTGGAGACAAAGAAGTACCTCTTTATGATGACAGGCCTGTAAAGCATGATGAAGGTTTTAACCAGGCTCATGCTACCATGAGTATGAGCGATTATATAGATTTACTTAAAAAAGGACCTACTAATTATCGCATCTTCTTGTATAACCTCATGAAAGAGGTTCCCTCTCTTAAAAACGATTTTAAGTTTCCTAAAATAGGCTTGAGACTTCTCAAGCAGATACCTATGCTCTTTTTTGGAGGAGAAGGAAGTAAGGTATTTATGCATCATGATATAGATTGGGCAAATATTTTGCATTTTCATTTTGAAGGAAGAAAGCAATGTGTATTATTCCCTCCTAGTGAAACACCTAACCTTTACAAAGTACCTTATTCTCTAATTACAAGAGAGGATATCAACTTTGATAATCCAGATTATAAGAAGTTCCCTAAGCTAAAAAAAGCTAAAGGGTTTATATGCCATCTCAACCATGGTGAGACCTTATATATGCCAGAAGGATACTGGCACTACATGAAGTATGAAACGCCTGGATTTAGTATGAGTTTAAGAGCGCTTCCGCGAAATTTTTCTAACCTTAGAAAAGCACTGTATAATGTTTTTTATATGAGGCATTATGACAATTTCATGAGACGCCGAAAGGGTCAAGATTGGATAGATGAAAAAAATAAGAAAGCACTATTATAG
- a CDS encoding YfiR/HmsC family protein encodes MKDFKLLTALKIMVALIIFGSSAQIQAQTNVEQVARVQRAIYVYNIAQQVNWSSQSGDTFKIGVLGPDRTIIDFKSIAQKRQIQSKPVEIINFLSVKDIAGVDVLYVNKKYNFQMPYILQSIEGKGILVISEGYAFNDSMINIIRVGNTFRHQINEELLRSNDFVIAPSLKFYAIKTSQKWQSLFIEAQDSLNLAKQNSKRKDSLIIAHQREINSKNEIIDTIQEIVKLKNNSIQDLLDEDEIQKQTLEEKQEIAKELEIENESQLEELERRQRILVQNAEEIERNQDSIDNQNLNLSVQKKALDEQSVELSLRENINWLLGIIAFLFLVAGFIIYKNYQSKSKLAKQLVLQNAKILAQAEELSQKNEDLEQFAYIASHDLQEPLNTISSFIGLIRNDYSAQFDDLGNQSLEFIEEASERMAKLINVLLEYSRIGKTRSFTEVDCNKMVQDLEKDIYALIKRKNATITYSNLPTLMGSEIELRLLFQNLITNALKFCAEDTSPTLHIEVSETASLENPNEKMWQFSFKDNGIGIRKDHQERIFSIFQRLHTKDQYKGTGIGLAHCKKIVGIHKGNIWVTSKINKGSTFYFTIPMSPEVV; translated from the coding sequence ATGAAAGATTTCAAACTATTAACGGCACTTAAGATTATGGTCGCCTTAATAATCTTTGGGTCTTCTGCTCAAATTCAAGCGCAGACTAATGTTGAACAAGTCGCTAGAGTGCAACGAGCTATTTATGTTTATAATATTGCTCAACAAGTAAACTGGTCATCTCAATCTGGAGATACCTTTAAGATAGGAGTTTTGGGTCCTGATAGAACTATTATCGACTTTAAGTCAATAGCTCAAAAACGACAAATACAATCTAAACCGGTTGAGATTATCAATTTTCTTTCTGTAAAAGATATAGCTGGTGTAGATGTATTGTACGTCAACAAAAAGTACAATTTCCAAATGCCTTATATTCTTCAGTCTATCGAGGGAAAGGGAATATTAGTAATATCTGAGGGCTATGCATTTAATGATTCAATGATTAATATTATTAGAGTTGGAAATACATTTAGACATCAAATTAACGAAGAGTTACTGCGCAGTAATGACTTTGTTATTGCTCCTTCCTTAAAATTTTACGCCATTAAAACTTCACAAAAGTGGCAATCACTTTTTATAGAAGCACAAGACTCACTTAATCTAGCTAAGCAAAATTCAAAGAGAAAGGACTCTTTAATTATAGCACATCAAAGAGAGATTAATAGTAAGAATGAAATCATAGACACGATTCAAGAGATTGTAAAATTAAAGAATAACTCTATTCAAGATTTGCTCGATGAGGATGAGATTCAAAAACAGACCTTAGAAGAAAAGCAAGAAATTGCAAAAGAACTGGAAATAGAAAATGAATCTCAACTAGAAGAACTTGAAAGAAGACAGCGCATTTTAGTTCAAAATGCAGAAGAAATAGAGCGCAATCAAGATAGTATAGATAATCAAAACTTAAATCTCAGTGTCCAGAAAAAAGCGCTTGATGAGCAGTCTGTAGAGCTATCTCTTAGAGAGAACATCAACTGGCTTTTAGGAATCATCGCCTTCTTATTTCTAGTTGCAGGATTTATAATTTATAAGAATTACCAAAGTAAAAGCAAACTTGCAAAACAGCTTGTATTGCAAAATGCAAAGATACTAGCCCAGGCAGAAGAACTCAGTCAGAAAAATGAAGACCTCGAGCAGTTTGCCTACATCGCAAGCCATGATTTACAAGAACCTCTCAATACCATATCAAGCTTCATTGGGCTCATAAGGAATGATTATAGTGCACAGTTTGACGATTTAGGCAATCAGAGTCTTGAATTTATAGAAGAGGCAAGTGAGAGGATGGCAAAGCTTATAAATGTGTTGCTAGAATACTCACGCATAGGTAAGACTAGAAGTTTTACGGAGGTAGATTGTAACAAGATGGTACAAGACTTAGAGAAGGATATTTATGCACTCATAAAAAGGAAAAATGCAACTATTACATATTCCAATCTTCCTACCCTAATGGGTTCTGAAATTGAGCTGCGCTTGTTGTTTCAAAACTTAATCACAAACGCTTTAAAGTTTTGTGCAGAGGATACATCACCTACATTACATATCGAAGTGAGCGAGACTGCGAGCCTAGAGAACCCTAATGAGAAGATGTGGCAATTCTCTTTTAAAGACAATGGGATAGGTATTCGTAAAGATCATCAGGAGCGTATTTTTTCTATCTTTCAGCGATTGCATACTAAAGATCAATATAAGGGCACCGGAATAGGGCTTGCGCATTGTAAAAAGATTGTTGGGATACACAAAGGAAATATTTGGGTGACTTCAAAAATTAATAAAGGAAGTACTTTTTATTTTACAATCCCTATGAGTCCTGAAGTTGTGTAA
- a CDS encoding response regulator, with protein MTYKALIVDDSKPITFFNKIILERSSRFSEILVAVNGEEAMKILDTEFNPDFIFLDLNMPVMNGWEFLDTYHQRKARNSQIIMLLGTMPSQENQDRLNSYDCIKGVREKMLSNTVLTEIINNTLAVELRS; from the coding sequence TTGACTTATAAAGCCTTAATAGTAGATGATAGCAAACCAATAACGTTCTTCAATAAAATAATTTTAGAGAGGTCCTCGCGTTTTTCTGAAATTTTGGTAGCTGTAAATGGAGAAGAGGCGATGAAGATATTAGACACAGAATTTAATCCTGACTTTATCTTTTTGGATCTTAATATGCCTGTTATGAATGGGTGGGAGTTTTTAGATACATACCACCAGAGAAAAGCTAGAAATAGTCAAATAATAATGCTTTTAGGAACTATGCCGTCACAAGAGAATCAAGATAGATTGAATTCTTATGATTGCATTAAAGGAGTTAGAGAGAAGATGCTTTCTAATACAGTACTTACAGAAATAATCAATAATACCTTAGCTGTAGAGTTAAGATCATAA
- a CDS encoding methyltransferase domain-containing protein: MKLTSTYWNNRYAEGSTGWDLKEISPPIKAYLDQLENKELKILIPGGGYSHEAQYCWEQGFKNVYVVDFSQLALENLKQRVPDFPSSQLIQDDFFKYSGQFDVVIEQTFFCALQPELRPAYVAHMRTLLKPKGKLVGLLFNFPLTEKGPPYGGSVAEYENLFSKHFDIQKMETSDNSVAARADKELFIKMVKK, from the coding sequence ATGAAACTTACTTCAACGTATTGGAATAATCGCTATGCAGAGGGAAGCACAGGCTGGGATTTAAAGGAAATCTCTCCACCTATCAAAGCATACCTCGATCAATTAGAAAATAAGGAATTAAAGATTTTAATTCCTGGTGGCGGTTATAGTCATGAAGCGCAGTACTGTTGGGAGCAGGGATTTAAAAATGTGTATGTAGTAGACTTTTCTCAACTTGCATTAGAAAATTTGAAACAGAGAGTGCCAGATTTTCCTAGTTCGCAACTTATACAAGATGATTTTTTTAAATACAGCGGGCAGTTTGATGTAGTCATAGAGCAAACGTTTTTCTGTGCACTACAACCAGAATTAAGACCTGCTTACGTCGCACATATGCGCACATTGCTTAAACCAAAAGGTAAACTTGTAGGCTTACTTTTTAACTTCCCACTCACCGAAAAAGGACCACCATACGGAGGAAGTGTAGCGGAATATGAAAACTTGTTCTCAAAACATTTTGATATTCAAAAAATGGAGACTTCCGATAACTCAGTAGCTGCTCGTGCAGATAAGGAGTTATTTATCAAAATGGTAAAAAAGTAA
- a CDS encoding GTP cyclohydrolase, with amino-acid sequence MIVQLAEGTIKTKYGVYKEILFYDGVKECHALVMGDVSGEEDVLCRVHSSCIFAHHFNSIECDCREQMEISQQLIEREGKGIVIWLEQEGKGNGHYALLNTLPLKKQGMAQADAYEAVGFRKDNRDFSAAAKILKYLEVSSITMITGNEKKTKTLTDLGITVSGIQATEL; translated from the coding sequence ATGATCGTACAACTTGCAGAAGGAACTATTAAAACCAAGTATGGTGTCTATAAAGAAATTCTCTTTTATGACGGTGTCAAGGAGTGTCACGCGCTAGTGATGGGAGATGTCTCGGGAGAAGAAGATGTGCTATGCAGAGTGCATTCTTCTTGCATATTTGCTCATCATTTTAATAGTATAGAATGTGATTGCCGTGAGCAGATGGAAATCTCGCAACAGCTTATAGAACGTGAAGGAAAGGGTATTGTAATCTGGCTAGAACAAGAGGGCAAGGGCAATGGACATTATGCACTACTCAATACACTGCCACTTAAAAAGCAAGGAATGGCTCAAGCAGATGCTTACGAGGCTGTAGGTTTCCGTAAGGATAATCGTGATTTTAGCGCAGCTGCAAAAATTTTAAAATACCTAGAAGTGAGTTCTATCACAATGATTACGGGTAATGAGAAGAAAACCAAAACCCTCACAGATCTTGGTATTACTGTAAGTGGTATTCAAGCTACGGAGTTGTAA
- a CDS encoding response regulator: protein MMKVLLIDDDKAVNFFNQHVVIKHNSFEHIKTVQSGQEGLTFLSKVELGEATKPDLIFLDINMPAMNGWEFLDEYEKMCPDFRKDIKVIILSSSSNPEHVNKTIQNYKVIDFINKPLSFDILDHVLKVYSNVLSTSTQNNPLV, encoded by the coding sequence ATGATGAAAGTCCTCCTTATAGACGACGATAAAGCTGTAAACTTTTTCAATCAACACGTCGTTATTAAGCACAACTCCTTTGAGCATATTAAAACTGTTCAAAGCGGACAAGAAGGTCTTACTTTTCTGTCTAAAGTAGAATTAGGAGAAGCCACAAAGCCAGATCTTATTTTCTTAGATATAAATATGCCAGCTATGAATGGCTGGGAATTCTTAGACGAATATGAAAAGATGTGTCCAGATTTTAGAAAAGATATTAAAGTAATCATTCTTTCTAGTTCTTCAAATCCAGAACATGTAAACAAGACAATTCAAAACTATAAGGTTATTGACTTTATTAATAAGCCCCTGTCCTTTGATATACTTGATCATGTGTTGAAGGTTTATAGCAACGTATTGTCTACGAGTACTCAAAATAATCCACTAGTTTGA
- a CDS encoding T9SS type A sorting domain-containing protein, whose product MKLKLLFGLFMFQSIVAQAQEIFTDSFAGQGAPFSLHTINDELYVGLFDVNANNMAYIQKVPFNNPTNKITVAEAPPAVGFIKLTYDENSNTLIGGTASTLYKLNLNDAFPVQGEAINNAAIDTQMGVVLYNSVLYFVRGNTILKYSINDTNYTETIVFENNNSTIIGEVFNNELYFFERTGTTNNLALYKININDSSPDPILVSNMDGYAGFVQDVYLKNSLLYATISLSANHSIIKFDLDNALPISPEFLLTPDNAPLGITSYESNLYYITGSQNIFLIEDPELLNTKDFKRENSIVYPNPAVNDRLYISSESSHRFQLIDINGKIVLQGTHNREAITLHNLNSGVYFLKLFNRDGEVLETQKVIKN is encoded by the coding sequence ATGAAGTTAAAATTACTTTTCGGTTTATTTATGTTTCAGAGTATCGTAGCTCAAGCTCAAGAAATTTTTACTGATTCATTTGCGGGGCAGGGAGCTCCATTTTCACTACACACTATTAATGATGAATTATATGTTGGACTCTTTGATGTGAACGCTAACAATATGGCTTACATTCAAAAGGTGCCGTTTAATAACCCTACTAATAAAATAACTGTTGCTGAAGCCCCGCCTGCAGTTGGCTTTATAAAACTCACTTATGATGAAAATTCCAACACTCTTATAGGTGGAACAGCAAGTACTTTGTACAAGCTAAATTTAAATGATGCCTTCCCAGTACAAGGAGAAGCGATTAACAACGCTGCGATAGATACCCAAATGGGTGTAGTATTATATAACAGTGTACTGTACTTTGTACGAGGTAATACAATTTTAAAATATTCTATAAATGACACTAACTACACGGAGACCATAGTTTTTGAGAATAATAACTCCACAATTATTGGAGAGGTTTTTAATAATGAGCTTTATTTCTTTGAGCGCACAGGAACCACAAACAACTTAGCCTTATATAAAATCAATATTAATGACAGCTCTCCAGATCCTATACTAGTTTCAAATATGGATGGTTATGCTGGATTTGTGCAAGATGTTTACTTAAAAAATAGTTTGCTATACGCTACAATTTCACTCTCGGCAAACCATAGTATCATTAAGTTCGATTTAGACAACGCGCTACCAATTAGTCCCGAATTTCTTTTAACTCCAGACAATGCTCCTTTAGGCATCACTAGCTATGAATCCAATCTATATTATATCACTGGATCACAGAATATTTTCTTAATAGAAGATCCAGAATTATTAAACACAAAAGATTTCAAGAGAGAAAATTCAATTGTTTATCCTAATCCTGCAGTAAACGATAGATTGTATATAAGTTCTGAATCAAGCCATAGATTTCAGTTAATTGACATCAATGGGAAAATAGTTTTACAAGGAACTCACAATCGCGAGGCAATTACCTTACACAACCTAAATTCTGGAGTGTACTTTTTGAAACTATTCAATAGAGATGGTGAAGTTCTAGAAACACAGAAGGTGATAAAAAACTAG
- a CDS encoding SLC13 family permease, with the protein MKEFTLSRKVGFIIGPLLCIILLAAPIELINPAIDKVIAVALWMIIWWVTEAVSISVTALIPLALFPLLGIGDIKDVASNYANPIVYLFFGGFVIALALEKVNLHKRIALSILKITGTKANGIILGFMIATGLMSMWISNTASTVVMLPIAVSVIQLLIDDEDGFTKNDRNFALSIMLGIAFGANIGGMATLIGTPPNSVMLAFLNESYNIDIGFFQWMKMGVPFSFILMIITYFMITRVFYKNNLGNIGKSGNIIQTELDKLGPVSKGEKVVLIIFLLTAFSWMLRSYLNNLLPDITLTDTTISVIAALLMFIVPIDYKKGSFPLNWEDTSRLPWGILILFGGGLALASGLAQSGFIDMIGSYISQQEDWSMWVVTAVLIFLMLFMTELMSNVALVTILVPLVVGIAIGMDVPILQMVIPVTLASSCAFMLPMATPPNAIVFASGHVRVGQMARVGVVLNLISVGLLFALAYYVVPVLF; encoded by the coding sequence ATGAAAGAATTTACGCTTTCGCGAAAAGTAGGCTTTATCATTGGCCCATTATTGTGCATTATACTACTTGCAGCACCTATAGAACTCATAAACCCAGCGATAGATAAGGTGATTGCTGTCGCTCTATGGATGATTATCTGGTGGGTTACAGAAGCTGTTTCCATCTCTGTTACTGCACTTATACCGCTTGCTCTGTTTCCGCTACTTGGCATAGGAGATATTAAGGATGTGGCGAGTAATTATGCAAATCCCATTGTGTATCTATTTTTTGGAGGATTTGTAATCGCGCTAGCGCTAGAAAAAGTTAACCTGCACAAACGCATAGCACTCTCTATTCTTAAAATCACAGGCACCAAAGCAAACGGAATTATACTGGGTTTTATGATTGCCACTGGTTTGATGAGCATGTGGATTTCAAATACGGCAAGTACTGTAGTAATGCTTCCCATAGCTGTTTCTGTCATACAACTTCTTATAGATGATGAGGATGGTTTTACAAAAAACGACCGCAACTTTGCCCTAAGCATTATGCTAGGTATTGCTTTTGGTGCAAACATAGGTGGGATGGCAACCTTGATAGGCACACCGCCTAACTCTGTAATGCTTGCTTTCCTTAATGAGAGTTACAATATAGATATAGGCTTTTTCCAGTGGATGAAAATGGGCGTTCCTTTTTCTTTCATACTTATGATCATCACATATTTTATGATTACAAGAGTCTTCTACAAGAATAACTTAGGTAATATCGGAAAGTCTGGAAATATCATACAGACAGAATTAGATAAACTTGGTCCTGTTTCAAAAGGAGAAAAAGTGGTGCTCATCATCTTTTTACTTACTGCGTTCTCATGGATGCTACGCTCTTATTTAAACAACTTGCTACCAGATATTACCCTTACAGACACGACCATATCTGTCATTGCCGCGCTACTTATGTTTATAGTTCCTATTGATTATAAGAAAGGTTCCTTTCCGCTTAATTGGGAAGATACTTCTCGATTACCTTGGGGAATTTTAATCCTCTTTGGCGGCGGTCTCGCACTTGCCTCTGGACTAGCACAATCTGGATTTATAGATATGATAGGTTCCTATATCTCACAGCAGGAAGACTGGAGTATGTGGGTGGTGACTGCCGTGCTTATTTTCTTAATGCTCTTTATGACAGAACTGATGAGTAATGTTGCACTTGTCACCATTTTAGTTCCGCTAGTGGTAGGTATTGCGATAGGGATGGATGTGCCCATTTTACAAATGGTAATTCCAGTGACCCTTGCTTCTAGTTGTGCATTTATGCTACCTATGGCAACACCGCCTAACGCGATAGTCTTTGCAAGTGGTCACGTACGCGTAGGCCAGATGGCACGTGTGGGTGTGGTTTTAAATTTAATCTCTGTAGGGTTGCTCTTTGCGCTGGCGTATTATGTGGTTCCGGTATTGTTTTGA